The genomic window TGTTTATGCCCAAGTGCCATGGTTTGGAACCATTTATTTGCCGCATCGCTATCTAACCCTTCTATAACCATAGTGCGCACGGCGTCGCGCGAGCGGCTTAAACGTTGCAGTGTATCTGCATTTAATTGCGATTCGCCAATTAAGTAGGGCGCAATAGGCTTGGCGCAAAAACCGCGAATAAACCCCACGTACGAGCCCAACCGAAATGGATTGCGGTATTTTTTGTAGTAAAGCGTGGCAATAGGGTTGGGTGAGGTCATTCGTTAAGCACTTTTTAGTGGCGTTATTGGCTGTGGTGTGAATTGCCTGCAAGTATATACCAGCTTGGAAACTAATTGGCTGGTTGTGAGTCTTAGCCTGCTTACCTATTTAATCAGTTTATTAGCACACTTATTTATATAAAGGCCCAGCACATGCAGAAGTTGATTGCCGCTGTTACTATTTGTTTTGCTCTGTTTTTACTGTGGATTATTTACCTCGCCAATACAGGCCAACCGAGCATATTTTTTGATTTTGTAAGGCGCATACCCAATGGCGATAAGTTAGGGCATGTGTTGCTATTTGGTTGTTTAACCTTGGGCGCTATTATTACTACAAGCTTTAGGTGTTTTGGTTTGTTGAGCGGCAGGCTAAAAGTGTATTGGGGTACAGCGGGGGTGTTGGTATTTGTGTTAGTGGAAGAGTTTACGCAGCAGTTTTTCCCGAGTCGTACAATGGATATAAATGATTTAATCGCAGATGCAATTGGTATTTCTCTATTTACGTTGTTGGCGTTTGTAATGAATACTTTGCGCAAACGCCAACAGGTAAACAGCTAATATTTATTTAGCAGTAAGTGTGTTTAGTGCAGGCTCAATGGTTTGCCACTGTACGCGCTTTTTGTAGCCTTCATAAAAATAGCTGTAACGCACCACGCCGGCCTTGTCGATAATTACCGCACCAGGGTAGGGTATGCCGTAGTTGTCGTCGCCGGGTTTGTAGCCGCTGTTTACTATGTTGTAGGCTTTTACGGTTGCTACATTTTGGTCGGCCAGTAAAGTAAAGTTAATATCTTTAGCTTTGCTAAATGCCGCGAGGGTAGCGGGGCTATCGTACGATACACCCACAACATTAAAGCCTTTCTCGCCCAGCGGTTTTACCCAATCTTTAATTTCTATTAAATGGCGCTTACAAAACGGGCACCAATCTGCCGACCGAAAAAACACCACCACCAAGCCCTGCTCGCCGGTTAGGCTGGCGAGTGTTTGCGGTTTACCCTGAGCATCCACCACACTCAACTCCGGCGCCTTCTCCCCAACCTTTACGCCAACCTCAATCTGCTCCTGCGCAAACGCTTGGATGGAAAAAACTATAAACAAGAATGCCATTAAACGATTCATATTTAACTCTCTTTTATTAACTAGCGATTAGTATTTAGCAATTACGATCTATCTCCCACCCACCCCAAGCCTGACAAACCGGCATTATTTCCAGCGAATTAATATTCACATGAGCAGGGCGGTTACATACCCACTGGACTGTTTCGGCTATGTCTTGTGCGGTTAAGGGTTTGGCGTTGTGATAAACCTGCTCGGCTTTTTCGTTGTTGCCTTTAAAGCGTATGTTAGAAAATTCCGTTTCTGCCATACCTGGGTCGATATTGGTTACGCGAATATTTTTACCAAGTAGATCGGCGCGTAAGTTGCGGCTAAATTGCTGCACAAACGCTTTGGTTGCCCCGTACACATTGCCGCCAGGGTAGGGCCACTTACCGGCTGTAGAGCCAATGTTTACTATGTGGCCCAAGTTATTGGCAACCATACTGGGCAATACCTGCCGGGTAAAATGTACCAAGCCTAAGCAGTTGGTGTTTATCATGGTTTCCCAATCGTTAATATCTGCCTTATCTGCACTCTCTAAGCCCAACGCCAAACCGGCGTTATTGATGAGTGTGTCTATTGGACCAAGCTTACTCGGTAATTGTTCAAAAAATGTGGCTATAGATGCGGGCTGGCTCACATCGACTTGCGCGGTATACACGTCGCATTGTTTGCCTAAGTTATCGGCAAGTTCATCCAGCAGCTGCTTGCGCCGTGCAACAAGAATTAGTGTGTTGCCTTGTTTGGCAAAAATTTTAGCGCAGGCCTCGCCAAAGCCCGATGATGCGCCGGTAATTAAAATGGTTTTTGGCATAGTCGCCTCTCAGTTAGTTGGCTGCTTGCTAGTTGTTTAATGATTGTGGTTTAGCTGGCTTATATTTTTAAACGTAAATTGTCGTTTACGGTTTGCTTGAGGTTATCAAACACACCCACATTGCTAGCGTAGGTTGGCCATTGGCTAACGACCTCTAAGGTGTGATCAATAATGTCGTGTGCGCGTTTGTCAAAATTACCTATTAATTTGCTAATGCTCATTAAATCTGCGCGAGTAAAATTATCACGTTTGCCGTTAAGCGACATTTGATGTTGATCTACCCACGCCGAGCCGGGCTTGTAGGAGTAGGCTATGTCGTATGCTGGGGCCAGACGCCATTGGTTGTTGGCATCTAATAAAAAAGCGGTGTTTTTGGTGTGGTCGTCGTGGTTACGCGCAACAATATTAAATACCATACGTTTAAAAATTTGTTCGGCATCGGCGCGCGGTAGGCGCAATTTGCGGGCGGTGGTTAGCAACTGCTCATAACTAAAGCCGCCGGGTTGTTTGTAGTCGGCGTGCTCCATGGCGCACAGGGTAAGTACGTGTACTTTTTGGTTACCTATGCGATCGAAGCGCTTAGTTAAAAAGTGCGCGCGCGGGCCGTCGTGTAGCAGTTCGCAGGGCATCATATTTATGCCAAGGTCTTTTGCCATTAGCGAGTAGGCATACTCCATTAAACCGTAGCCAAGTGGGTCGCCCCAAAGTTCGCTGTTGTGGTGCAGCTCGCTTACGCCGTCGAATTTAATTAAATAATGTTCAAACCCTGCAGGTGCATTAAGTTGGCCAGATCGAATTCGACTGCGATCTGAGTTAAGCGCTACTACGGCTTTAGAGCGCGCGCCGCCTGCGCTGGTACCCACATGTAATAAGTCAGATAAGCCGTGTTCACCGTCGGCGGGGGCATCTATGCGGGCGCGGTTGTCTATTACCCTTTGCGCCATGTTTATTAGGCTTTCTAGGTCTAGCTGTTCGGGGGCGTGCGAATCGCGGTTTATTACCGGCGAATATTCGAGCGCGCCCATGCCGCGGCTACCGGTGTACAGCAATCTATCTATGGCGCTAAAGGCGCTGGGGTCTTGGCCGCGGCTGGCAAGCCAGGCATTAATGACGGCGTTGCCAAAGTCATCGGGCAGGCTGTCGGCAAATACGGCAGGCAAGCCTTTAAAGGTGGGCTCTGGCAAAGCGGGAAAGCGGTACTTGCTCTTGGCTAGGGGCATATGCAGCGGGGCTATTTCTATGCCGCTATCGAGCCAGTCGGGGGCGTATTCGAAGGTGGCCACGCGGCTGGTGGCATCGTAAGCTAATGCGCCTACCCATTGGCCAAACAATTCTATGCGTGCAACTTGGGCTACCAATCTAAGTCTTCCTCTGGCGGGCTATGCGTGTGCTTGCTAGATGTTTTGGTTGTGGTGCGCGCGCGCTGGCGCTGTTTGCCCTGTAGTTTAAGTAATTCAATAGGGCTAAATGTTGTGGCGGGTAGCAACTTATCTAATTGCTCAAGCTCGCCCAATACGCGCATGGCTTTTATAAAGTTCACCATTTTGCCTTCGCCGTGGGCGAGTGCGCGGTATGTTTTGCGGGTAATGCCCAGCTCGTCGGCTAGGGTTTGCTGATCGATGTTTTTTTCTAGGCGCAGTTGTTCAAGCCGTTGGCCCAGCTCGTGGGCAATAGCACTGTCGGAGAGCGCGTAGCTAATAGCTTGATTTTTATGGGTCATAAATTACCCTCTATGCCAAATAAATAAGCTTTATGGGTAAATATATACCTATTGGTGGGGATAGGGAACAGCTTATTGCTTAATGGGTATATTTGTGTTCATTAGATGAGGTAATTATGGTTAATGTGTATTTTTTTACCGCTAAGCTTACAGTTTACAGCGTCATTTTGTGTCTAATTTTTGGGCCAGTAGGGATATTTGGAGTTCTACGCGTTTTATGTCGCGGGTTACGGCGAGTTTGTTTAGCTCCATCCAGTACCACATTTTCATTAGGGATATAGCCAGTACGCTTAATACGAATCCGCCCATCCAGGTTAGCTTTTCGGCAATGGCTTCGGTGGTAAAGTACTGGTAAACGCTAAAAATAAGTAGCAGGGTAAAAAACAGAATATCTGCCCATACCAGCATGATGTAAAACTTCTGTTTGCCGCGGAAGCTTTCGGTAATTAAGCGGCATTTATTCATATCTTCGATGTATGTGCTTAAAAGTTCACGATCTTCTTCGCATAATGTTTCTAAAATTTTATCGTCGATGTTAGTCATGATGACCTCCTTCCAAAACCTGTTTTAACTTATTGCGGGCGGCAAACAAGCGAGATTTCACTGTGCCTTCCGGTTTATCGATAATGCTGCCAATTTCTTGGACGCTAAAGCCTTCCATATAAAAAAGGCGAATAATTTGTTGAGCCTCTGGCTCTAAGCTGTGCAACGCCTGCTGTAGCGAGATATTCTGCGCGTGATCGGGCGTAGTGGTGCCGCCTAGTTCCACATGGGACTCGTCGTCGGGCATGGGCTGCTCGTACTTTCTGCGCGTTTGTTTGCGCCGTATCCAGTCAATGCCGCGACGCTGTAAAATTTGGTAGGCCCACTTTGGAAAAGCGGCCGGGTCCTGTAGCTGCATCAGCTTTTTTGTTATTTGCAGCATTACCTCTTGCACAACATCTTGAGCGGCTTCTCTATCTTGCAATTGCGATACGCTATAGCTGAGCAGGCGCGGCTGCCAGCGGGCAATAAGGCGCTGGAGCGCTGCTGAATCGCCCGCCTGTGCGGCAGCGACCAGCCACTCGTTTAAAATTTGTTCACTGTCGTGCTTCATTGCTACAGAGGACGCCCTAATGTCTAAAATGGTTCATTGCCCATTGACGCTGCAAGAGCACAACAATACAGTACTCCATTGGCCTAGCGATAGGCCCTAACCGCACAACCCCTGGTCACTACCCCCGATGTTTTTTGAAGCCCACCGCTATCAGTTCTTTAGGCCCCTTGTAGGCAAGTACCGCGAACAGGTGGTGGAATGCCTGCGTCTGCTGTACCAGCGCTTGTACAGCTCTAATGCCGATTACGGTCACTCGCTTTCGCGCGAGCAAGTAATAGAAATACTGGAAGAAGCACTGGTGCGCGCACCGGTAATGGAGTTGGCAGAGGGTGAAGAGGGCGCAGCGGACGAGCTTGCCCCGCAACGCTTTAAAAGTAACCGCGAACACGCCAGCTGGATACTCAAGCAACTGCTGGATTACGGCTGGCTAGAGAAGCAGGTGGATACCGCTACGCTGCAGTCGACTTACCCCTTCTCGCGTATGGGGCGATTATTTACCCAGCCGCTCGTTGAGGCCGACAGCAACCAAATTCGCACCCGCCATCGCAACACCCGCAATACGCTCAATGCATTAGAAGCGTTTCTAAACCGTGGCGAAGTGCACGACCTTTTAGATGCGTTTGAATATTCAGAGCGCATTGTTACCGACTTTACCGATGTGATTGCCGAGCTAGAAGACCGCAAGCGCCAGCTAGTGCGCGAAGTAGAATCGCAACAACTAGTGCAACAGGCAACAGACCAATTTTTTGAATTTATGGAGAAGCGTTTTCAGCCCGATGTGTCGGTTCGCCTTTCGGCTGATAGCGTAGAAAAACACCGCGACCAAATAAATAAGGCCGTGACAAAAATTCGCAGAAAAAACAAAGAATTTAATCGCGAAGTAGAAATTCAGTTGCGCCGGTTAATTCCGGAAATGGCATTGCCGGGCCAGTCGGTGTTGTGGACTATTTTAGATACCATCGAGCGCCGCATGGCCAACGCTTCCGAAATTATGCTGCCCGCATTGCGCCGCGCGCTGCATAGTTTTACCAAGCGCGCCGATATTATTATTCGTCAACTAAGTTATTTAACCAGCCAAAGCAATAACGATTTATTGCGCGTGTGCAAAGCGGTAAGTGAGCTAAGCCAAGAAGAGGCCGACGAGCGCTTAAACGCTGCGGCCGAGCATATGGCCAATATGAAACTGCAGCTAATCGACCCTGCGCAAATTAAATTGCTAGAGCGCAAGCAAACGCGCATGGTGCAAACCGCCGTTATGGAGCAACAACCGCTAGATGCCGAAGCTCAGCGCGATTTAAATATTCAGCAGTTGTTAGATCAAGCGTTTGCAATGGATAACAAAAGCCTGCGCGGTTATGTGTTTAAGGCATTGCGCGAAGGCCGCAAAATTACCAGCAAAAATTTACCTGTAGATAGCGCAAAAGATTTGCTAGCCATGGCCCACGTAATTGAAGTGGGTGGCGTAAACGGCTTAAGCAGCGACTACCAATTTATAGTAGAGCCAACCGGTAACCGCATTGAGTCGGATTATTACCACGCGCTAGACGAGTTTACCATCGAGTTAAAAACCAAAGATGATTGATACTTTTTTAGAAGAGCAGTTAAAACCTGCGGGCTTAAGCCGAGAAGAATTTTCTGAGGTGGTAATTCGCCTTTTGGATTACGGCGTAATATGCCGTGACGAAAGCCAAATAGAAGCATCGCTGTACGATCGCTATTTGCAGTGCGCCAACACCGTAGAAGATTACTTAGCCGTAATTGGTGTGCGCATACAGCACGATCGTCAATTTTGCTTTTTGCGCGTATTTCCACCCGGTGCCAATGTGCCCGGTATGGCAGACGAAGACTGCTCGCCATTTAACAGTGGCTTTCGCGCTAAACCCAATCAGCAAGAGGTGGCAGCTATTTTAGTGTTGCGCGCAGAATACGAAAAATCGCTGCGCGAAGGGCAGGTAGATGAAAAAGGGCGGGCCATGTTATCGCTAGAAGGCCTAGCAATAGCTATGAACAACCTGCTTAAACGCGCCTTGCCCGATGGCCTCGTCGAGCGCAAAAACTTGTTTCGCCGATTGCGTCAATTGCGCTTGGTGCACTTTAATACCGAAGATGAGCTGGATAACAGCGAAAGCTGGTTAAGCATTCAGCCCTCTATTACAAGCTTTGTAAGCGATGAGGTTTTATCTACCCTGTTAGACCAAAGCGATGCTTCTGTACCGGTTAACAAGCCAGCTATAAACGAAGCGGGCAAAAGCGAAGCCAACGCAATTGAAGATGAAGCCGATAAAGAAATAGAAGAAGAAAATAAAATTATTCCAAGCGCGCTTTTTGGCAGCAGCGATGCAGATAGCAGCGCAGGCGCTGATGAAGTGGAAGAAGGTGCTACCCAAAAAGAACCAGAGCAAGTAGACGAGCAACAAGCGCCGCCAGTTGTGGAAGCAAGAGCTACAAATGTAGAAGCTACAAAGGCAGAAGCAGTTAATAAAAAAACTGCAGAAGAAAAAGCAGCTGAAGCAACAACAAGCAAGCAAAAAGCCCCAGCTAAAAAAACAGCAACTAAACCCGCTGCCAAAAAAGCCGTAGCAGCTAAAACACCAGCAAAACCTGCAGCCAAGGCGGCGCCCGCTAAAAAGGCTGCACCTGCTAAAAAAGCAATGGTTGCCAAACCCGCGGCTAAGCCTGCCAGCAAACAGCCAGCTACAACTAAAAAACCAGCAGCTAAAAAGCCTACGGCAAAACCAGCACCCGCAAAAAAAGCCACAACGGCTAAAGCTGCGGTAAAAAAAGCGCCTGCTAAACCGGCCGCAACTAAAGCAACAGCCACTAAAACCCCCGTCGCTAAAAAACCAGCAAAAAAAGCACCTGCAAAAACAGCAGCAGCTAAAAAATCACCGGCTCGCAAAGCCCCAGCAAAACCTAAAGGGGGTAAAGCCTAATGTTTTTAAAGAAAGGCGTTTTTGTAAACTGGGGTAATATTCCCCACTTAGAGTTCGATTTTGGGCCAATTAATTTATTTTCTGGCGGTAACGGCTCGGGTAAAACCACAGCGGCCGATGCGATTCAAACCCTAATGACCGCCGCCCACGAAAACCTGTTTAACTACAACCCCGGGCAAGATGAAACAACTCAAAAAGGTCGCGGAGGCAAACAGGTGCGTACGCTGGCCTCTTATGTTTTAGGGTGCGATGACGGCAGCTACGCTCGCCCCTGGCCAACCGATGGCTATGTGGCAGGTATTTTCCACCCTACTCAGGGCGAAACCGGCGAAGTGTTTACCGCGGTTATGTGTATTCGCGCGCATGTAGATAGCGCAGGTAACCAAAAGCAGGCGCGGCAAGATGATTTATTTTTCGTTATTGTGCCTGGCGAAGAGCTTACCCTCTCGCATTTTGTAAAAACCTATTCCGACGGCAAACACGTAGTACCCATTAACAATATTACTACCTTACTTAAAAAAGAGTACGGCGCAAAAGCCATAGAAGTGTACGACAAAAAAGGGGCGTACCTGCGCCGCTTATACGGTGCACTGCGCGGCAGACGCGATGCGGTATCCGACCGAGAAGCCAAACACGCGGCGCGCACCTTCTCTAACTTTATGGCCTATAAACCGGTAAAAAGTATTACCGAGTTTGTTGCGCGCGAAATTCTAGAGCCAAAAGATTTAGGCGATGCAATCCGCAACGTATCCGAGTTAATGAAAACCATTAACCAAATGGAATCGGATACCAAACATATTCGCGATTCTATAGATCGCCTAGGCCAAGCCAATGGCGCAGCCAGTAAATATGTAGATACTTGGGTCGAGCGCAACCTAACCCAATACGCCGAAGCCACGCGTTTACTTAGCGTAAACCACACCAACTATATTGCCGCTAAAAACGAACAGCAAAATATTCGCGAAGGCATAGAAGAAAACGAAGAGCGTCAGCGTATTTGCGAACAGCGCAAGCAGCAGTTCCACGATGAGCGAGTTGCGTTAGAGGCACAGCGCCAAGGCATTAGCGCACTAAAAGATAAAGATCAACTAGAGCAAACTATTGCCGATCGCACCCGCGAGCTGGGCGAAAAAGCGCGGCCCTTGTTGGAGCAAAGCCAGCAGTTGGCAAAAAACCTAGACGCAACCCAAAAACTAATGGGCCAGTTGTCTGAATGTTCCCTCGCCATAGAAATTCCCCAATTAGATAGTCGCGACTTTAGAAAACAGGCGAAGGCCGTTACCGCAGCAGAAAACCAAGTAGATATAGATCTATCGCGGCTGCTAGCCAAAGACTGGGTGGGCATAGAGCAGCTAGAGCAAGATTTGGATCACATTCTATCGGCCGATGCATTGCATCGTCGCTGGGCAGAATATTTACACACCAGCGAGCGCACCGGTGGCAGCAGCAGTATTCGCGATCAAATATCGCTGTATTTATCGGGCAGCGATCGCCGCCGCCAAGATTTAATAAACAAGCAAAAACAAAAGCAAAAAGAAATTCAGCTGCTTGAAAGTAAAAAGGTAAGTTACCCCGCCTATGTCGAAACAGCGTTGGCAGCTATAAATAAAGCCTGCCCGCAGGCCGAAGCGCGGGTATTGTGCGACTACATAGAAGTGCTAGACCCAACGTGGCAAATGGCCATAGAAGGCTACATAGGCGGTGCGCGATTCTCCATTATTGTAGAACAAGCCTACGAAGCCGAAGCCATGCGCATAGTGCGCGCACTGCCCGATGCACGGCGCAACAAGGCGCGCGTTATTCAGGGTTACAAAGCCCAGCGCGATGCCGAGCGCATTAGTTTACCGCGCGACTCCATTATTGATGTAATGGCTTTTAGCCACAAAACCGCCGAATTTTATTTGCGTGCCTCTTACGGCAGCGTAGTGCGAGTAGACGATGCCGAAACACTGCGCACCACCGCGCGCGGGGTTACGCCAGAAGGTTTAGGGTCTGGTAGCTACAGCATGTGGCGCTGCGACTTAAACGACAGCGAATTGGTATTTGGCCAAGGCGCACGCGAGCGCGCATTAAAAGCCAAAGAACGCGAATATCACCAACTTACAGAAGATGCCAACAACGCAGAGCAAGATTACCAGCGCATAGCCCGCATTTTTGATTTGGTGGATGCCATTAAGCCCGTGCACTGCGGCGATTTAATCCAAGGGATGTTGGAATTGCACCGCCAAATAGGCCAGGCGGAATCGGCCTTGTCGCGCTTAGACTTAAGCGATTTTACTCAGCTAGAAGAGCAGCTTGCCAACTTAAAAGCGCAGTATGCCGAGCAAGAAAAGCAATCGCGCAACTTGGGTGAAGAGTCTGGCCGCTTAAAAGAAAAAGCGCGCCAGTGCGAGCGCAAAGTAAAAGATTACGCCGATGCCGAAGAAAGCTTGCAAACCGTGCAGGAGGAATTCGAAAAAGCGGTGTACAGCATGGCAGAGTTATACCCGCAGGTAGATACCAACCTTGCACTGCAGCAAGCCGATCAAAAAGCGCAGCAAGCGGGCAAAGATTTTAGCTTTGTGGATGAAGTAGATACCCTCACCAAACGCTTAGAAAGTGCCGAGCGCGAGCTATACAACGCTATTATGACCCATAACCAGCAGTGCAACAGCCAAGATGCCGTGGTGTACGATACCGGCGTGGGCGAGGTGCACGGCGAAGGCTTCTTCAAAGCCATACTGGGCTTAAATGAGCAGGTAGAGCTTATTCGCAACCGCTTAAAAAACAACGTGTTGGTGGATAAATTCGGCCAGCTCACTAGCCTAAAAGACAGTTTTAATACAGCGTTTGTCACAAACCTTTGCCATTCTATTTACCAGGCAATTTGCGATGGTAAAAAGATACTCGACGATCTAAACCAAGAATTAGAGCATCACCGTTTTGGTGCAGACCGCGAGCGCTTTTATTTCGGGTATGAATGGGTACCCGAATTTCGCGACTATTGGCGTTTTTTCAAAGAAGTTATCGACGTACCCAACCTAGGCGACGGCACCAGCCTGTTTGAAGCCGAACTTTCTGAAAAAGCCTGTGGCGTGCGCGACCAAATGTTAGCTATGCTATTAGATAAAGACGAAACCGTAGCCATGCGCGAGCTAAGCCGCATAAGCGATTACCGCAACTACCGTTTCTACGAAATTTATAAAGAGCCGCAGGGCAAAGCCCCTATCGCCCTAAGCCAATACGGCACTGGGTCTGGTGGGCAGCTAGAAACCCCTGCCTACATTATTCGCTCGGCGGCGGTCACATCGGCTTTCCGCTTTAACGAAGGCAATAACCACCTGCGCATGGTGTTAGTGGACGAGGCCTTCTCCAAAATGGACGAAACCCGCTCGCGGGAAGTGATTAACTATTTAACCGAAACATTGGGCTTGCAGTTACTGTTTATTATGCCCACCAGCAAATCTGGCCCGTTTATGGATTTAATTAGCAATCAGTTTGTGTTTAGTAAATGCCCCACAACTAGCCCCATAGGCGAGCTAAAAACGCGCGTGCTTGTGGATCGCAAAACCTGTAATCAAGAAAAAATTAAACAGCTGTGGGCCAACCATCGCAAAACTATTCGCAGCCAAGCCATGTTAGATTTTATGGAGGACATAACCTAAAAATACAAAGCAGTAGATTTTCGCATAGGCACATCGTCGTACCAGCGGCGTAACAGATAAAGGTGAAAATATGGGATGCGTATTAGATTCAACATTAGAGCGAACCGACGAAGAGGGATTTTTAACACGGCCGCGCTGGCTGGATGAGGAGCGATTACCCAATCGCGTGCTCGACCGCTTTTTAACTAAATTAGAAAGCGGTCAGCGTCTGTCCATGCGAGTTAACAGTAAAACCACCCCCGAGCTATTCGATTTTCAAGACGAAGATGTGCGCTACCAGTGGGAGTTGTTAAAAAGTCTCGACAAAGAATTTCATATTCTTAATATCAAGCTAGAGCGCAACAAAGCGCACCAAGAAAGCTACGAAAATGCCCGCCTGTATTTTAACCCCGATAAAGAACCGCTCGTTCGCCATTGGCTAAACCGCCCAGCTATAGACCCC from Saccharophagus degradans 2-40 includes these protein-coding regions:
- a CDS encoding VanZ family protein yields the protein MQKLIAAVTICFALFLLWIIYLANTGQPSIFFDFVRRIPNGDKLGHVLLFGCLTLGAIITTSFRCFGLLSGRLKVYWGTAGVLVFVLVEEFTQQFFPSRTMDINDLIADAIGISLFTLLAFVMNTLRKRQQVNS
- a CDS encoding peroxiredoxin family protein is translated as MNRLMAFLFIVFSIQAFAQEQIEVGVKVGEKAPELSVVDAQGKPQTLASLTGEQGLVVVFFRSADWCPFCKRHLIEIKDWVKPLGEKGFNVVGVSYDSPATLAAFSKAKDINFTLLADQNVATVKAYNIVNSGYKPGDDNYGIPYPGAVIIDKAGVVRYSYFYEGYKKRVQWQTIEPALNTLTAK
- a CDS encoding SDR family oxidoreductase — its product is MPKTILITGASSGFGEACAKIFAKQGNTLILVARRKQLLDELADNLGKQCDVYTAQVDVSQPASIATFFEQLPSKLGPIDTLINNAGLALGLESADKADINDWETMINTNCLGLVHFTRQVLPSMVANNLGHIVNIGSTAGKWPYPGGNVYGATKAFVQQFSRNLRADLLGKNIRVTNIDPGMAETEFSNIRFKGNNEKAEQVYHNAKPLTAQDIAETVQWVCNRPAHVNINSLEIMPVCQAWGGWEIDRNC
- a CDS encoding type II toxin-antitoxin system HipA family toxin; this translates as MVAQVARIELFGQWVGALAYDATSRVATFEYAPDWLDSGIEIAPLHMPLAKSKYRFPALPEPTFKGLPAVFADSLPDDFGNAVINAWLASRGQDPSAFSAIDRLLYTGSRGMGALEYSPVINRDSHAPEQLDLESLINMAQRVIDNRARIDAPADGEHGLSDLLHVGTSAGGARSKAVVALNSDRSRIRSGQLNAPAGFEHYLIKFDGVSELHHNSELWGDPLGYGLMEYAYSLMAKDLGINMMPCELLHDGPRAHFLTKRFDRIGNQKVHVLTLCAMEHADYKQPGGFSYEQLLTTARKLRLPRADAEQIFKRMVFNIVARNHDDHTKNTAFLLDANNQWRLAPAYDIAYSYKPGSAWVDQHQMSLNGKRDNFTRADLMSISKLIGNFDKRAHDIIDHTLEVVSQWPTYASNVGVFDNLKQTVNDNLRLKI
- a CDS encoding helix-turn-helix domain-containing protein; its protein translation is MTHKNQAISYALSDSAIAHELGQRLEQLRLEKNIDQQTLADELGITRKTYRALAHGEGKMVNFIKAMRVLGELEQLDKLLPATTFSPIELLKLQGKQRQRARTTTKTSSKHTHSPPEEDLDW
- a CDS encoding DUF6768 family protein, coding for MTNIDDKILETLCEEDRELLSTYIEDMNKCRLITESFRGKQKFYIMLVWADILFFTLLLIFSVYQYFTTEAIAEKLTWMGGFVLSVLAISLMKMWYWMELNKLAVTRDIKRVELQISLLAQKLDTK
- a CDS encoding RNA polymerase sigma factor, with protein sequence MKHDSEQILNEWLVAAAQAGDSAALQRLIARWQPRLLSYSVSQLQDREAAQDVVQEVMLQITKKLMQLQDPAAFPKWAYQILQRRGIDWIRRKQTRRKYEQPMPDDESHVELGGTTTPDHAQNISLQQALHSLEPEAQQIIRLFYMEGFSVQEIGSIIDKPEGTVKSRLFAARNKLKQVLEGGHHD
- a CDS encoding Wadjet anti-phage system protein JetA family protein; this translates as MFFEAHRYQFFRPLVGKYREQVVECLRLLYQRLYSSNADYGHSLSREQVIEILEEALVRAPVMELAEGEEGAADELAPQRFKSNREHASWILKQLLDYGWLEKQVDTATLQSTYPFSRMGRLFTQPLVEADSNQIRTRHRNTRNTLNALEAFLNRGEVHDLLDAFEYSERIVTDFTDVIAELEDRKRQLVREVESQQLVQQATDQFFEFMEKRFQPDVSVRLSADSVEKHRDQINKAVTKIRRKNKEFNREVEIQLRRLIPEMALPGQSVLWTILDTIERRMANASEIMLPALRRALHSFTKRADIIIRQLSYLTSQSNNDLLRVCKAVSELSQEEADERLNAAAEHMANMKLQLIDPAQIKLLERKQTRMVQTAVMEQQPLDAEAQRDLNIQQLLDQAFAMDNKSLRGYVFKALREGRKITSKNLPVDSAKDLLAMAHVIEVGGVNGLSSDYQFIVEPTGNRIESDYYHALDEFTIELKTKDD
- a CDS encoding DUF4194 domain-containing protein; its protein translation is MIDTFLEEQLKPAGLSREEFSEVVIRLLDYGVICRDESQIEASLYDRYLQCANTVEDYLAVIGVRIQHDRQFCFLRVFPPGANVPGMADEDCSPFNSGFRAKPNQQEVAAILVLRAEYEKSLREGQVDEKGRAMLSLEGLAIAMNNLLKRALPDGLVERKNLFRRLRQLRLVHFNTEDELDNSESWLSIQPSITSFVSDEVLSTLLDQSDASVPVNKPAINEAGKSEANAIEDEADKEIEEENKIIPSALFGSSDADSSAGADEVEEGATQKEPEQVDEQQAPPVVEARATNVEATKAEAVNKKTAEEKAAEATTSKQKAPAKKTATKPAAKKAVAAKTPAKPAAKAAPAKKAAPAKKAMVAKPAAKPASKQPATTKKPAAKKPTAKPAPAKKATTAKAAVKKAPAKPAATKATATKTPVAKKPAKKAPAKTAAAKKSPARKAPAKPKGGKA